A region from the Rhodamnia argentea isolate NSW1041297 chromosome 7, ASM2092103v1, whole genome shotgun sequence genome encodes:
- the LOC115737660 gene encoding zinc finger A20 and AN1 domain-containing stress-associated protein 8-like → MESHDETGCQAPKGPILCINNCGFFGSAATANMCSKCHKDIILKQEQAQAAASSIESIVNRSSGENGKGPVATEILDLQAGSVDAKVILTEIIAGSSSSKDVDMKVNEGPKRCTACRKRVGLTGFNCKCGNLFCAVHRYSDKHGCPFDYRTAAQDAIAKANPLVRADKLDKI, encoded by the coding sequence ATGGAGTCTCACGATGAGACAGGATGCCAGGCTCCAAAAGGCCCAATCCTCTGCATTAACAACTGTGGCTTCTTCGGAAGTGCTGCCACCGCCAATATGTGCTCAAAGTGCCACAAGGACATCATATTGAAACAAGAACAGGCACAAGCAGCTGCCTCCTCGATTGAGAGCATTGTCAACAGAAGTTCCGGTGAGAATGGTAAAGGACCTGTGGCAACTGAGATATTGGATTTGCAAGCTGGTTCAGTGGACGCAAAAGTCATTTTGACCGAGATCATAGCTGGTTCATCTTCAAGCAAGGATGTTGACATGAAAGTGAATGAGGGTCCTAAAAGGTGCACCGCCTGCCGGAAGCGAGTGGGGTTGACCGGCTTCAACTGCAAGTGCGGCAACCTCTTCTGTGCAGTCCATCGCTACTCCGATAAACACGGGTGTCCATTTGATTATAGAACTGCTGCTCAGGACGCCATTGCCAAGGCCAACCCTTTGGTTAGGGCCGATAAGCTCGACAAGATCTAG